A single Candidatus Liberibacter asiaticus DNA region contains:
- the pcsA gene encoding phosphatidylcholine synthase gives MNYKNFSHKRVSAFSVHILTAFGSFIAFLGVTAAAQYRIVDMFWWLGLALIIDGFDGPIARKMRVKEVLPNWSGDTLDNIIDYLTYVVLPAFALYQSNLLGNSTGSSVAAGMMVISSSIYYAYTNMKTEEHFFSGFPAVWNMVVFSLIALNASVLVSTIVITTSVILTFVPVNFLHPIRVVRLRPLNFFVFVCWCLLGFYALISNFQVCRWFSFAFSVCGIYLYSIGAILQIFPNLGKKRQY, from the coding sequence ATGAATTACAAAAATTTTTCGCATAAACGCGTTAGTGCATTTTCGGTGCATATTCTGACAGCTTTTGGATCTTTTATTGCATTTCTTGGCGTCACAGCAGCAGCTCAGTACAGGATCGTTGATATGTTTTGGTGGCTCGGATTAGCGCTGATTATCGATGGATTTGATGGACCTATTGCTCGAAAAATGCGCGTCAAGGAAGTTCTTCCTAATTGGTCTGGAGATACTCTTGATAATATCATTGATTATTTGACCTATGTTGTCCTCCCTGCTTTTGCGCTATATCAGAGCAATTTATTGGGCAATAGCACTGGATCATCTGTTGCAGCAGGAATGATGGTTATATCGAGCTCTATTTATTATGCTTATACAAATATGAAAACGGAAGAACACTTCTTCTCTGGATTTCCTGCAGTATGGAATATGGTCGTTTTTTCTCTGATAGCCCTGAATGCAAGTGTTCTCGTTTCAACAATAGTCATTACTACATCTGTCATTCTTACATTCGTACCTGTTAATTTCTTACATCCTATTAGAGTTGTTCGATTACGTCCTCTCAATTTTTTCGTATTCGTTTGCTGGTGTCTTTTGGGATTCTATGCTTTAATATCAAATTTTCAGGTATGCCGATGGTTTAGCTTTGCTTTTAGTGTATGCGGAATTTATTTGTATAGCATAGGCGCCATACTACAGATTTTTCCTAATCTTGGGAAAAAACGGCAATATTGA
- a CDS encoding FAD-dependent monooxygenase: MNHFDVIIIGSGLAGSVAAIGAAKKGFLTALVSPRSFLQDLRTTMLMGEGIDFLKEINVWDFLQDIAEPVSSFRLVDITDRLITAPDAIFHSSEIGLDAFGYNIPNHVLMESFAEKISQDPLIHCFDALANEIQIGEEEVTILLSTGQQIVGQFLIGSDGRNSSVRRQMGYGENKWSYPQKALVLNFQHSMPHNGRCVEFHKSLGTITQIPLRENFSSLVWIMESQEADFYYKLPVNEIARRLEQYLYPVIGKIEVVTDVQIFQLSGMISHCFGKKRVVLVGEAAHALPPICGQGLNLSMRDVIILLNLFQSEHMSFRAIGNRYHAMRRGDIIKRIVGTDLFNRSLFSRYPLLQILRAGTFHLLKRVTPLRHQVMRQSLFLRDL, from the coding sequence ATGAATCATTTTGATGTGATTATTATTGGTAGTGGTCTTGCAGGTTCTGTTGCTGCGATTGGTGCCGCTAAAAAGGGTTTTTTGACGGCACTTGTTTCTCCGAGATCTTTTTTGCAGGATTTACGCACGACTATGCTTATGGGTGAAGGAATTGACTTTTTAAAGGAGATCAACGTATGGGATTTTCTTCAAGATATAGCAGAACCCGTATCGTCTTTCAGATTAGTTGATATCACAGATCGCTTGATAACGGCTCCAGATGCCATATTTCACTCTTCTGAGATTGGTTTAGATGCGTTCGGTTATAATATTCCTAATCATGTATTGATGGAATCTTTTGCGGAGAAAATTTCTCAAGATCCTCTTATTCATTGTTTTGATGCTTTGGCGAATGAGATCCAAATAGGAGAGGAAGAGGTTACAATTCTTCTTTCTACGGGACAACAAATTGTTGGTCAATTTCTTATCGGTAGTGATGGGCGCAATTCATCTGTTCGTCGACAAATGGGTTATGGAGAGAATAAATGGTCTTATCCACAGAAAGCACTTGTTCTCAATTTTCAGCATTCTATGCCTCATAATGGTCGATGTGTAGAATTCCATAAGTCTCTAGGGACTATTACTCAAATTCCTTTGAGGGAAAATTTTTCTAGTTTGGTATGGATAATGGAATCTCAAGAAGCGGATTTCTATTATAAACTTCCTGTCAATGAAATAGCGCGCAGGCTTGAACAGTATCTCTATCCTGTGATTGGTAAGATTGAGGTGGTGACAGATGTGCAAATTTTTCAATTGTCAGGGATGATATCGCATTGTTTTGGTAAGAAGAGGGTAGTGCTCGTTGGAGAAGCGGCGCACGCATTACCCCCTATATGTGGGCAAGGTCTCAATTTATCCATGCGAGATGTTATCATTTTATTGAACTTGTTTCAATCTGAGCATATGTCTTTTCGAGCTATAGGAAATCGTTACCATGCTATGCGCCGTGGAGATATTATTAAGAGAATTGTAGGTACAGATCTGTTTAATCGATCACTATTTTCGCGATATCCTCTGTTGCAAATTTTGCGTGCAGGAACGTTTCATCTTTTAAAAAGAGTTACACCTCTTCGCCACCAAGTCATGCGTCAATCGCTTTTTTTACGCGATTTATGA